A portion of the Nitrosopumilus sp. genome contains these proteins:
- a CDS encoding DoxX family protein, which yields MLTEIKMNENILHDITHWGIRASIGAIFIVHSLKKFDPTWQEWLVGIGVPPELQLPIALTEFIGGVFLITGIFTRIAGVVFSIILLGAIFHVRWENGFFVSQGGWEWDLVMLVAVFSIVAIGPGRIAIASLIKKLPKFLQ from the coding sequence ATGCTAACTGAAATCAAGATGAATGAAAACATCTTACATGATATCACTCATTGGGGAATTCGTGCTTCAATTGGTGCGATATTTATTGTTCACAGTTTAAAGAAATTTGATCCTACTTGGCAAGAATGGTTAGTAGGAATAGGAGTACCTCCAGAATTACAACTTCCAATTGCATTAACGGAGTTTATTGGAGGAGTGTTTCTAATTACAGGAATTTTTACTAGAATTGCTGGGGTAGTATTTTCTATAATTTTATTGGGTGCAATATTTCATGTTAGATGGGAAAATGGATTCTTTGTATCCCAGGGAGGTTGGGAATGGGATCTTGTGATGCTTGTAGCAGTATTCTCAATAGTGGCGATAGGCCCAGGTAGAATAGCAATTGCAAGTTTAATTAAAAAATTACCAAAATTTTTACAATAG
- the mqnC gene encoding dehypoxanthine futalosine cyclase produces MSQTTEQIQKSDIKDILENSLKGKRPEPEDCLRLLESNDVHLMGLVSGHLTRKQFGKKASFVNNIILNYTNVCITDCKFCAFYRSPGAEDSYTLTLDQIESRVKTAYDMFKIRQVLIQGGHNPNLKIEYYENAFRMIRKKFPEVGVHGLSTSEIDMIAKVEKSSTKEILSRLKDAGLQSIPGAGAEILTDSVKEIISPKKISSDAWIKIMDEAHFLGIPSSATMMYGHVENNNDIVEHFYKLVRLQEKTKGFMAFIPWNFEPNNTLMHEEGIVEYGTGGIQLLKMIAISRLVFDGLIPHIQSSWLTNGVGMAQLALQYGADDFGGTLIGEEVVSCTGARSTELTDKIIIDAIHQIGYQVEERDNFYNHVAVYNP; encoded by the coding sequence TTGAGTCAAACTACTGAACAGATACAAAAAAGTGATATCAAAGATATTTTAGAAAATTCTCTTAAGGGAAAAAGACCTGAACCTGAAGACTGTCTAAGACTTTTAGAGTCTAACGATGTTCACCTTATGGGTCTTGTTTCGGGGCATCTTACAAGAAAGCAGTTTGGCAAAAAGGCATCATTTGTAAACAACATTATTTTGAATTATACCAATGTCTGCATCACTGATTGTAAGTTTTGTGCATTTTATAGATCTCCTGGTGCTGAAGATTCCTATACTTTAACTCTTGATCAGATTGAATCTAGAGTAAAAACTGCATATGACATGTTTAAGATCCGACAAGTTTTGATTCAGGGCGGACATAATCCAAATTTGAAGATTGAATATTATGAAAATGCATTTAGAATGATTCGTAAGAAATTTCCGGAAGTTGGAGTTCATGGTTTATCAACGTCAGAAATTGACATGATTGCAAAAGTTGAAAAATCATCTACAAAAGAAATTTTATCTAGATTAAAAGATGCAGGTCTACAATCAATTCCAGGTGCAGGAGCTGAGATATTAACTGACTCTGTTAAAGAAATTATCAGTCCAAAGAAAATTTCCAGTGATGCTTGGATTAAAATTATGGATGAAGCACATTTCCTTGGAATTCCATCTTCTGCAACAATGATGTATGGTCATGTTGAAAACAATAATGATATTGTTGAACATTTTTACAAACTTGTAAGACTTCAAGAAAAAACTAAAGGATTCATGGCATTCATTCCATGGAATTTTGAACCAAACAACACTTTGATGCATGAAGAAGGAATTGTTGAATATGGAACAGGTGGAATCCAATTATTGAAAATGATTGCAATATCTAGATTGGTTTTTGATGGATTAATCCCACACATTCAATCTTCATGGCTAACTAATGGTGTAGGTATGGCTCAATTAGCATTACAATATGGAGCAGATGATTTTGGCGGGACTCTTATTGGCGAAGAAGTTGTTTCATGTACAGGAGCACGTTCCACTGAACTTACGGACAAAATAATCATAGATGCAATTCATCAAATTGGCTACCAAGTAGAAGAGAGGGATAACTTTTACAATCATGTTGCCGTCTATAATCCATAA